DNA from Rhinatrema bivittatum chromosome 16, aRhiBiv1.1, whole genome shotgun sequence:
GGATGGGCGGAGCAATGTGCGTATGGATCACATCACGGACAAGAGCTTCCTCTACCTCAAGGACCTGTGGACCACATTCATTGATATGCAGTGGCGATATAAGCTTCTCCTTTTCTCTGCCACCTTTGCAGGGACTTGGTTTATCTTCGGTGTGATCTGGTACCTGGTAGCTCTGGTGCATGGAGACCTTTTGGAGTTTAATATGTCAGCAAACCATACACCCTGCGTCATGCAAGTGCACACACTGACTGGtgccttccttttctctcttgaGTCCCAGACCACTATTGGCTATGGCTTCCGATACATCAGTGAGGAATGTCCCTTTGCCATTATCCTCCTCATCAGCCAACTGGTCCTGACAACCATCATGGAGATCTTCATCACTGGGACCTTCCTTGCCAAGATCGCCCGGCCAAAGAAAAGGGCAGAGACTATCAAGTTCAGTCAGAGTGCAGTGGTGGCCCAGCATGATGGAAAACTGTGTTTGATGATCAGGGTGGCCAACATGCGGAAGAGCCTACTGATTGGCTGCCAGGTGATTGGTAAGTTTCTCCAAACCTACCTCACCAAGGAAGGTGAAAATGTTAGGCTGAATCAGACGAATGTAGAATTCCAAGTTGACACCTCCTCCGACAGCCCTTTCCTGATCCTGCCACTCACCTTCTATCACGTAGTGGATGATTCCAGCCCCCTCCGAAATGTGGCCCTACAGTCTGGAGAGGGAGACTATGAACTCGTGGTGATTCTCAGTGGAACAGTAGAATCTACCAGTGCCACTTGCCAAGTGCGAACTTCCTACTTACCCGAGGAGATCCTGTGGGGTTATGAGTTTAGCCCTGTTATCTCATTATCATCAAGTGGGAAGTATGTGGCCGACTTCAGCCTCTTTGACCAAGTAGTGAAGGTGTCCCAACCATGCTGTATCCATGAGACCATTCGGtttggagatcctgaaaagctgaAGCTGGAGGAATCTTTCCGGGACAAATCCGAAAGAGAAGGAGGTCCCCTGAGTGTCCGAATCAGTAATGTTTGACCTGCAAAAAAGATCTTTTGAGTTTTATAGTTAGATCTTTTGTTATCCTTTTCTTGAAACTCTGCCTTTTATTCTCTCCAGTTCTCATGTCTATTGGAGTTTTTACAAGGCGGTTTTAGCTAAGCTCACCGTAGGAATGTTTGGGAAGATACATGGAGTGACCCGGATAGAGTTACTCAAGCCAGACTGCACTGGAAGCCTCTCAGCTGTTCTAAACAGGGCAATCTTGTCTAGAGAGAGCCACCAGTAAATAAAATCATCTTCATCGCGAACTTTAAACTTCTCATATCGCGTCTGTGATATGTGATTAACAACTGGTACAACTGGATGGAAATTTCAAGCTGCAAGGGACTAGGATtcctatttttaactttttggttGTTCCAAATAGGAATTATTAACTATAGTTTATTTTTCTGCAGAGTCTAATCCTGCTATAACCTGCACCATGAAAGCCGGTGTAAGAAATATTGCAATCTGATTGATTGATAGGGGGTGCGCTATTGTGATGTAGCAGACCGATCAAAAGCACACAGCGCTTATTATTATCATAGTTTTATAGCTTTTGGTCATTCGCCAGGAAGCTTTCACATTGCCCCATGGCAGCAGATAGCGTCTATGCTTTCTTCATAGTGAAACTGTTGCCCATACACTGGTGCAAACtttgttttaagttttaaaattgtGATTTAGAATTGGTATTCTTTGCTGCTTTGTGTCCCAATCCATTTTATAAGCAGAACATTTGAAAAAGTGTGACCTGTAGAAAATACTTATGTAGAGGGCAGCAGTTCATATTCTACAATGATAAACCAAGGGAGCCAAAATCAAAAGAGTTTATGATGTCAACTTGAAAAGATGAAGAGGGACCCTCTCCTTagaatataaaatttgagtttaGGATTCACTCTTATATAAATAGCAAGAAGAAATATCTTGAATCAGCAAGAATGAGGCGTCTCTCAGACCAGTAGGAGCACAGGATTACCTATTCTGTACTCAGGGAAGAGTCAACACGGGGTACCCCAAGTTACTGGGGGATTCTCCATTGTCACCCAACGTGGGATTCCCCAAGTCAATGTGGGCTTCCCACTcctgaaaaaaaaggagaaaggtcgTAATCTAAGACAAGTGTGGATTCCCCACGTTATGCTAAAAAAAAGGGGTACGGTTCTAGGGGCCACGATGACTGATTTGGAAAAGTCCGTCTCCTTTGTGTGCAGGAAGTTAGCTGATAAAGGTTTGATAAGTAACTCATGATCGAGTAATAAGCTGAGCCAGTCTTGGCTTATCGAGTTGCAATGAGCTTCCGTTGATGCCTTGGAAAGGTATCAGTGCTGCTGCTGTTAGCTCTCCTTCAGCTCAAATAGCAGAGCTGCCTTCAAACCTGAAGGCCTCTAGTTCAAATCCTGGCAGTGACGGCTCCTTCATCAAACACATATTGTAAGCTGAGATTTATTGTCCtgcttttcttattttaaaacaatctgGCAACAGCTCCCAGAATTCATTAGGATATGAGTGTAAAAATGATGGCTGGCTAGGCCTAGTTCTTGTGACCATATTTATTTGTAAAGGTACGTGTTTAAGGTTGGATGGCTTTGGGAattttagcctgcctttccaaagGATGCTTAAGGCGGCTCTCAacagcattattagaattcaggGAAATTAAGTTGCTGCCCCGAAGAGCTTACAACCTAAGTGGGTTCCTGAAGCAATGGGAGACACAGTGACctgcccaaggccacaaggacTGTCAGTTGGGGGAAGTGGGATCTGAACCCTACTTTTCTTGcattctcagcccattgctctgaccactaggtcGAACTTTCTCTGCGAGGCAGGATGGCAGCATTACAGGGTAGGGCATGGGgaaggaaaagggtaaaaagtggagttGGGAGAGAACCGTATAATTCCAGGCTCTGGCTTGGTTTTGGAAGTGGATACATTAGCCCAAGGCTGGAGTAGTTGCTCAGGATCTAAACACTATAGGGGGGCCTATTCCAAATATCTAGGCATGTAGTTTAAAGAGTTGGGCACCTAGGTTTTCCTAAATTAACATCCCTTTCCCCTGAgcacctatatatatataggcttcTGTATtcactaggcacctaaatttagatgcaaaaaaaaaaactggaaagggCTAGGGGATGGGGGGAAGTGAGTTAGGCACGAAGCACTTAAATGTAGGCGAATAAATACCAGGGCCTACATTTACGAACCTGAGTTGTTGGCACTTGAAAGTTAGATGAATTTTCAGCCAAAACCTTAGGAGCCTAAATTCAACTGAAACTTTTCCTAACTTTAGGAAAACTAGCTCGAGAAGTCCAGTTCTCTTTGACCATTGACTCTTTAATGTTTCCATGGAGCACACAGAGATGTCAGCGCCCATGGGCGCGCACGAGTTAAGAGTTCTGGGATTTATACAGCTGTAATTaattccaatattttttaaatgtgttgaGGCCTGGAGAGGTAGGGATCGAGGAGACTGCCTGAGAAGGAGTAATGTCAGTCAGTTTTGAATGTCTGTTACTTAACCTGCTAATCTGTGGATTTGTTTGTAGGGGATTCGGGAAGGGCGCTCTCTCTGGATTTCAATGTAACTCCGCTTAATTCCACTTGGTCCTCTCCACCCGTTTCTGGATGTTGTGGGGGAATCTGGCAGGTTTGTGCCCGAGTTATCCTACCGCTGGGGCTGAGCTGTCTAGAAcctccccttccatccccttttcatttttctaagcTGCAAACAGGAGGCAGACTGGGAGACTTGTAAGCATGCACAGAAAATTGCATTCTGATTGATGGATGGAGAAGCCAATAGATTCCCGAGATACAAGATCCAAATCATTCCGTCGACAGCACGACAGGGTTGCCATGTTGCACTGTGTCTCCATGTCCAGGGTGCCCACCTCACCTCAAAGAAGTCGCTCCTGTCCTGGTGTGCCTCATTGTCAGGGGAAGATGCCAACGGGGCTTCAAACCAGCAACAGCTAGGCGATGGAGGGCTGTAGCCTTAATAATAAGAGTTGATTGGGGAAATGGAAGTGGGTGTAACCCTTTGTTCACAAGGGCACACAAACGAATTGATAACTGGGCCTGTCCTCACACTTCTCATTCCCCTCTAATCTATCCCCAAGAGATGGGTATTTTCTCTGGGGGTGAAGGCAGatcttcttggcccaggcagtaaTGATATTCCCTGTGTTTAATGGCTCTTTGGGACAGGTGCCCTTACGAACCAGACAGGACtcgctggatgggtgttcaaattaaagtttattgTAATTCCTCTTAAAAGAATCAACAGATGGAAAATAATGTCCAGCTACGTCCAGTGTCCCCAGATTTCCAAGAGCCAGGATTTGACTGCCCTTTAATTCTGTGGCTGCGTCCCTCCAGGCGGGAGATTGGAGGGGATTTATCCTCCAAGGGGTGGAATGAAAATGTCCCAAGGTGGCTGGGGAATCCTAACAGTGACCGCTCCGTTCCCAAAGTACCTGAGGTCCTCGTTGAACCCCAGACttcacctggcagtgtcctgtgtcccaaggTGGCTGGGGAATCCCAACAGTGACCGCTCCATttccacagtacctgaggtcctcGTAGAATCCCAGACttcacctggcagtgtcctgtgtcccaaggTGGCTGGGGAATCCCAACAGTGACCGCTCCgttcccacagtacctgaggtccttGTTGAACCCCAGACttcacctggcagtgtcctgtgtcccaaggTGGCTGGGGAATCCCAACAGTGACCGCTCCgttcccacagtacctgaggtccttGTTGAACCCCAGACttcacctggcagtgtcctgtgtcccaaggTGGCTGGGGAATCCCAACAGTGACCGCTCTgttcccacagtacctgaggtcctcGTTGAACCCCAGACttcacctggcagtgtcctgtgtcccaaggCGGCTGGGGAATCCTAACAGTGACCGCTCCgttcccacagtacctgaggtcctcGTTGAACCCCAGACttcacctggcagtgtcctgtgtcccaaggCGGCTGGGGAATCCTAACAGTGACCGCTCCgttcccacagtacctgaggtcctcGTTGAACCCCAGACttcacctggcagtgtcctgtgtcccaaggTGGCTGGGGAATCCCAACAGTGACCGCTCTgttcccacagtacctgaggtcctcGTTGAACCCCAGACttcacctggcagtgtcctgtgtcccaaggTGGCTGGGGAATCCCAACAGTGACCGCTCCGTTCCCACCGTACCTGAGGCCCGCGTCGAATCCCAGACttcacctggcagtgtcctgtgtcccaaggTGGAAACTCCATTGGCTGTCTCCAGATGTTTTGTCTCCCTTGATGGTTTCTCTTCAACAGAGGACAGGCCTATACTGGAACCAGTTACTAAAGTCTCCAGTTAGGGGAAAAGAAGGGGCAGAAAAAATTCTCCCTTTCCCCCAAAAGGTGGGAAGATACACAACTTGCAAAAGCATGAATCAGGATCTCTTCTCACATCTGGGTGCTGCAATCTCCTCTTATGCTGGTCGAAAAGGTATGCGGTCCCTACTGACCACCCCGGGCAGGGATACAGCCTGCCAGGAATAGACCGGGTCCAAACTTCAAAAaccagaaataactgtaaaactgcTTACTGcccctcttccttccagccctattAAAGGAACTGGCGTGGCCTGTGCCTCTCCTCTCCTATGTCAGACTGGGGGGCCTAACTCAGAGAGCACGCATGATGCACATCCCTCTCTTCTGAAATCAAACTATGTcagccctcccctcacctcacctaGACTAGTCCCCCTTGCGCCTAAGGGATTCCCTATTTCAGACCACCCCTGGGGGAAGTGCTGTAATGGATGGTAGGTCCCCCTGCAGCTCTCTGCCCAAGGGCTGGGAACTAGGGACATCTAGTAAAGACTCCTTAATGTCTACATAAGCAAAGCCTATGACCATAAGCGACCAAGAAGAGAGAAAGTGCCATGTCCCCTAACCCCAACAGGGGACCAGATTGGCTGAAACCAGACTAAAAGGGATTGCTGGGAACTGGAAGTTATTCATGACAAGCAGAAGGCTACTCAATGTCTCTAGGACGGTGAACTTCTTCCTTCCATGGTGAAGCTCTGTTACTTGCTTGAAGTTCCAGCTTTTGCCTTCTTCTAGTCTGCCAAGGGCCAAGCTGCAGATCCAATCTCTGAGCCAAGCTCCAGCTCCGGTTTTCTGTACTGATAAGCCCAGCTCCGATTCTCAGTGCCATGTCCCCAAAGCCTGCTCCAATCCCCCACTTCCACTCGCTGCTTGAAGCTTCAGTTCTAATTACTGCTCCAAACCTCTAGTTCCAGTGACTGCTGGGAGCTTCTGTTCCAGACACTGATCCATGCTCCCAGCTCCAGCTCCATGTTCCAGCTTTCAACTCCAACTCCAGCTCTGTATTCTGGTTCCAGCTTCGCATTCAAACTTCAGACTGCAACTCCTGCTCCAAGTTTTGGGTTCAGCTCCGTCTTCCAGCTCCACATTCCAGTGCATGCTCCAGTTCCTCCTCCAAGTTCTGGTTTAGTTTTCCATTTCAGCACACAGGGACTCCTTCCCCTGCCTCAGCCCCAAACTCCTTACCATGGATACCAGTGTGGCTAGTAAACCTGATACCCATTGCATGCAGGGGACTTGCAGTTTTGATTCCCCCTATGAAAAATAggaactacatctccctgcatgcaatagggcacaaccaggactggatcagtctcTTTGGGTTGATTTGGCTGACATGGCAATCTTAAGAACATTATGGTGATGAAGACCCCAGCTTaatgcaatgattttttttttttaatcaacagaATAATCTCTCTCTCAGGATGAATTTAGAATACTGTAAGACATTGAATCTTCCAAACAATCAGTATTTCAGAGAGAGTTTGGCTACTTACCTGATTAAGAGCCATGCAATATGAGTCTTGCTATCTAGCATTTTCCTTCCAAGACCTCCAAAACCTAACAGCCTTTATTCTCTCAGAGCAATGCATTATTGACATCCTTTGTTTTGCAACTAAGTTGAGCAAATGTTTCCATCTACCTTATTCCAATTTACATTTTTTGGCATTCTCTTGCATTTTTAAATTCCCACATTAATGCATTCTGGTATTTGtagttctgtattttttttttgttataatactATTATAATGGGTACTAAACAATAACATGGACAAGGAAGACCATCTGAAGAACCTTATTGAAAAGAAACTAGGATAGGTTTTGTTTGTTAACTCTTGAAGATGTCCTTCAACTTGGCCAACCCAAAAGGTCAACTAGGTTGAAACAGTCCTACTGGAAGTACAGTGCTTAATTCCAGTCTACATATTCCCTTGAAAGGACAAAATAACTTCTTAAGGAGTAATTTCTCCTGGGTTTTGGCAAACGCTCAGGAACGCTTTGTTCCCACTTCACCGGCACTCCCGAACCCATCAGAGAGCCCCCTCGTTCCTGCAGCACCAAAACTGGTGCACAGCAGGAGCCAGGGAAGCATCTGGAAGCCTGAAGAAAGTTCCCAAAGCTGAGGGATGACCAAAGGTTACGTCCTTAAAAAATGTACACCACAGCACTGTATACCTGTGAGGGAGACATTACCCTTCTTGACCTGTTGAATCTGCTAGTCTGGAGGCACGGATTTCACAGACATATTTTAGGGATCTTCTTGCATtcttgggcaaaaaaaaaaaaaaagccaggctttTTTGAAGTTGCAGAATCGTTTATGAGGTGCACTATAAAACTAAGACTCAaacctcaatttatttattttcctaacatttgatattccatttTCTTCTGCAGGGACTGAAAAAGGGAAGGCATTTACTAAGTCATCCTTTTTTTGGTGCGTCTAGGTCTTTCCTCGAAGAGTTTGGCTCCCAGGATCCCAAATATTTGTGTTGCACCTGCTTTATGTTTTAACTTTGCACCTTCCATAATGTTAATATATAAATAgagaatattatatatatatctatctatacatATCTTATTTGATGTTGTGTGAGCAGATTTCCCGCTGCCCCTCCCACccgacccccacccccacctcgcAAAACACTCTTCCAATGAAGAGAAGGGCGACGCCTCTCCCGTGATCTCACAAGCTGCAGAAATcactggggtccattttcagaGATGGAGTCAAGACGTGCACAGGTAAAACAGGGAGCTGTGAATGTACGTTGCCGTAAAGCCCCCTAAAAAACATAAGCGGAAATTCATAATGGGCATATATTTGgttgcattttaaaaaaaggcaatgggggaggggggagaggaggaggggcgtGTCATGAATCTATGCACataacatacatttttttaaatgtgtgtgtgtttggggggggggggggtgtcagcctGCTTATACCATGCACAGCTCTATGCCCCTTTGTCCAAAAGGTAAAGCTGTACCACTgggctgtaaaacaaaaaaaaaaaaaggaggtaattttccagactgggttttacacgtgtaaatgcactttacatgtgcaagtgagcttttggaaattgctatggtatatgccattaaattgtcaataggctttgcctgtgttaagtgcacttaaccagggtaaatgggcttttcaaaataGCTTTGATAGTATGTTACAATTACGCACGCAACTCCTTCGAAAATCACCTTGAAGAGGTTCAAACCCAATTTATGCGGGTCCattgtgtttgaaaatcaggtTGTGTTGCGCGTGCTTAAAGTGACACAAGGGACTTTGCAgttgatttcatttcatttaggaTCTCTATTTCTGCATTCCTTGGTACTAGGCTGGTTAGACGCACTATTGAAAATATACGCCTTAAAGTTTATGGTATAGTTTTTAAGTTATTGCAGAGAAACCAGAGTTGCCTTTAGGAGTTATTTGCTTTATAAAAACGGTAAGGGGAAGTCTTTGACTTTAAGAGTCATCCCTTTAATTTACCTGACTGTGGTATGGCACATGGTCAAATTACACTTCCCTTTAAGGACCCTAATTTGCCTTGTAAAATGTTAAGGATTTCGATTTTGCCTTAAAGGGATGTCTGGATGCTAAAATCTGGTCTGTTTCTGCTACAGAAATGGTTTAATCCAAAACATCCAGAAATCCCTCTGCTGGAAATTTAGAGCTACCCTGCAAAGGTGCAGGGCCTTCTATCAAAATGTCTATTAGCATATAAGAGACACGTGCCTCCTGACAATACATCTATCATTACAGCTAGAAATAATGCCATGTACCAAACATTGTATCTTCATCTGTCAAACCACAAGAAAATTTGCTTTACATGTCTTTCTGTGCTGCTACCTTTAAACCCTCCTGTGCAAGAAAGAAATAAGGGTGGTGACTGACTTTATGCTCTTCATTTGTTTGTAGCTGACACTGATTTGTTTAAGCTTGCattggctgagagagagagagagagagagagagagactagccataatgccttcacactagataggtatttatatctctatggaggcccacctaataactcgagatgaggtttaggtattagtgtaggggttaggggccactttgacattcaatgtgagacttacgaacagaacagtggtctcttgtgaagatttgatgacctttggagtgaggaaactcacccaaagatgagatttgtgcaatgttctctcagcctagcttgatgttacccaggtagagagtccatcaagctaggttgagagaacattgctttacgcaaatgaaaaaggtgtagttaaaattcgcaaaactgtgagcccggcccacttggccaaaatatcctcccctttttctcatttgcatcgcaaatggcattttcgcatgcgttaagttgttttcgcatgcgttaaaggcgttttcgcatgcgaaaacgccttaacgcatgcgaaaacgccatatagcactttgataaatgacctccctCTGTTAGCTTTTCTCCTCTCTTACCAAAGCAGACTCTATGGAGGTCTATCTAGGTACAATAACATTTGCAGTTGAATGTTTTAGTTAATGGTGCGTGCGTTAAGGCCAGCACTCGATGTGATAATTGCCTTAAAAAGCTTTATGCGTCTGGAGGATTTTGGGGTGATTGTGTGGTTCTGAAAGCTTATTAAGGGGGCACTTCTCTTTAAAATTGCTTTGCACTGGACAGTCCCTGGGAAAGTCTGGGCTGTGCCGCGTTCAGTTGCAGAGGCCGAGCAAGGACGATGCTGAGAGCAGAGATTTCACCGGGTCACTAGATCAGCTCCCCGTAGAATCGGGATTTAATGCCCCAGCTGCTTCTTCATCAGCGAAGCAGCAGGACTTTTGGGGTGCTCCCTGGCCTCATCCTCCCTGAAAGAGGATGAGCTCATTTTTAAGTGCTGGACTGCTTGCACTTTGCTTCTTTCTGTCTGGTTCACCCAGCATGGGAGGAGCCACCCT
Protein-coding regions in this window:
- the LOC115078752 gene encoding ATP-sensitive inward rectifier potassium channel 10-like; its protein translation is MTSSVKVYYSQTTQTDGRPLIGPGLRKRRVMTKDGRSNVRMDHITDKSFLYLKDLWTTFIDMQWRYKLLLFSATFAGTWFIFGVIWYLVALVHGDLLEFNMSANHTPCVMQVHTLTGAFLFSLESQTTIGYGFRYISEECPFAIILLISQLVLTTIMEIFITGTFLAKIARPKKRAETIKFSQSAVVAQHDGKLCLMIRVANMRKSLLIGCQVIGKFLQTYLTKEGENVRLNQTNVEFQVDTSSDSPFLILPLTFYHVVDDSSPLRNVALQSGEGDYELVVILSGTVESTSATCQVRTSYLPEEILWGYEFSPVISLSSSGKYVADFSLFDQVVKVSQPCCIHETIRFGDPEKLKLEESFRDKSEREGGPLSVRISNV